A DNA window from Candidatus Binataceae bacterium contains the following coding sequences:
- a CDS encoding SDR family NAD(P)-dependent oxidoreductase, which yields MAGKLDGRVAIVTGGGSGIGAATVRRFAREGAAVIVADLSGTRADKIGAEIVAAGGKARQIKMDASDAEGVRAAIKLALDSFGRLDVMFNNAGAAEVATLEETTLESWNRVMAVTLTSTFLGIKYSLPIMRKQGGGAIINTASISGTRGDYGLSSYNAAKAGVINLTRAAAMENARYKIRINCVCPGAINTRAPELIAGDRADEFRRLQAEAAPLGRIGEPDEIANTVLFLASDEASFITGEAIVVDGGLTVQTGLANLNTIRSGRA from the coding sequence ATGGCGGGAAAACTCGACGGGCGGGTCGCGATCGTTACCGGTGGCGGCTCGGGAATCGGCGCGGCGACGGTGCGGCGCTTCGCGCGCGAAGGGGCCGCGGTGATCGTGGCCGATCTGAGCGGTACGCGCGCCGACAAGATCGGCGCGGAAATCGTCGCAGCGGGCGGCAAGGCCCGGCAGATCAAGATGGACGCGTCGGACGCCGAGGGCGTGCGGGCGGCGATCAAGCTCGCGCTCGACAGCTTCGGCCGGCTCGACGTGATGTTCAACAACGCCGGCGCGGCGGAGGTTGCGACGCTCGAAGAGACCACGCTCGAGAGCTGGAACCGCGTGATGGCGGTGACGCTGACCAGCACCTTCCTTGGGATCAAGTACAGCCTTCCGATCATGCGCAAGCAGGGCGGCGGCGCGATCATCAATACCGCGTCCATTTCGGGCACGCGCGGGGACTATGGGCTCTCGTCCTACAACGCCGCGAAGGCTGGCGTGATCAATCTGACGCGGGCCGCGGCGATGGAGAACGCGCGCTACAAAATCCGCATCAACTGCGTCTGTCCGGGCGCGATCAATACGCGCGCGCCGGAGCTGATCGCGGGCGATCGGGCCGACGAATTCCGCCGGCTTCAGGCGGAAGCGGCGCCGCTTGGGCGGATCGGCGAACCCGACGAGATCGCCAACACGGTGCTGTTCCTCGCCTCGGACGAGGCCTCGTTCATCACCGGCGAGGCGATTGTGGTTGACGGCGGCCTCACCGTGCAGACCGGTTTGGCCAATCTC